The nucleotide sequence TTCATTGGTGAAAGCCAAGCTAGAAACAGATATACTTTTTATGCAAAACAAGCGAAAAAAGATGGTTATGAGCAAATATCAGAGATATTTCTCCAAACTGCAGAAAATGAGAGAGAACATGCTAAATGGCTGTTCAGACTTATTAATGAAATCAAAGAAAATGATGACGATATTGAAGTAGTTGCAGAAGCACCTAGTGTATTAGGAGATACTGTAGCTAATTTAAAATCAGCTATAGCTGGAGAACATTTTGAAAACAGTGAAATGTACCCAGAATTTGCAAAAGTAGCTCAAGAAGAAGGATTTACAGAAATAGCTAGTAGATTAAGAGCTATTGGTCAAGCTGAAGTTCATCATGAAGAAAGATATAAAATGTTACTTAAAATAGTTGAAGATGGTACTGTTCTTAAAAAAGATAAAGAAGTAAAATGGATGTGCCGTAAATGTGGACGTGTACAAGTTGGTAAGGAACCTCCTGAAAAATGTCCTGCATGTGATCATCCTGCAAAATACTTTGAAATCATCTGTGATGAATTCTAAACAAGGATTTAAGTAATTTAATAAAAATATTTATCTACAAATTTTATTAGTTATAAATTAATAATTATTATAATTTATAAATTAATATAATTTGTATATTATAATTTTTATTTTATAGTTTTTATCTTATATTGTTAGAATACGCATTTTAATATATAAAATTTTTGTAATTATCCTATTATTGCAATATAAGATGAAAATTATTATCATAAGTCTTTATATGTAGTTCATTATTAAATTTCATTATTATAATCATTATTATAAGTCTTTATAATTTGTATAATTTATTTGTATGTATTTATATATTATAATTAATTAATAAGAGATGATAAAATGACAAAACTCAATGAAATATACAGATGTAATGTCTGTGGAAATATGGTTGAAGTAGTAAAAGAAGGAGAAGGTCAATTAGTCTGCTGTGGAGAAAATATGGAGTTATTAGAAGAAAGGCAGCTAGATGTTGGACCTGAAAAACATATTCCGATTATTGAAAAAGACGGGGATAAAATTGTTGTAAAAATCGGAGAAGTTCCTCATCCAATGATAGAAGAACACCACATATGCTTTGTTGAACTATTTGTTGGAGACAAAATCTATCGTAAGTTTTTAAATGCTGGCGATGAACCTAAAGCTGTTTTCGAAGTCTGTGCAGACATCGATGATTTACGAGCTCGTGAATATTGTAATGTTCACGGTTTATGGCATTCTTAATTTGTTCGATTACTTTAACTAGTTTTTTAGTCTAGTTAGTTTATCTAACTATTCTCTTTTTATTTTTAATATATTCAATTAGATTTTAATTATTGAAATATCCTTTTTGATCTTTATTTTGCTTATTTTGATTTTTATTTTATTATTACTTTATTATTATTTAATTATTTTTTAATTATTATTTTATTTTTTAATTATTCTGGTATTTTTTAAATAAATTTAATAATTTTTTAATAATATTTTTAATAATAATTTAATATATTTTTATATATTTTAATAAATTAAATTGAAATAAAATTATAAATACTAATAATTCTAATTTTAATAATGAGTAAAGTATTAGTGTATAATTAGATATATTTAGTTATTGTATACTTAGATATCTTTAGATAGATATATTAGAAAAAAATAATTATTCTACTATTATTATTTAAATTATAATGTTATCTTTATAATGGTTTCTATAATGATAATGAACAATTTTATAATTATCTTTTATTAATATCTTATAAATATTTTTTATAAATTTACTGCAGGTGTGTCATATGAGTTTAATAATTGCTTATGTAGGTAAAAAAGGATGTGTCATGGCTAGTGACAAAAGAAGAATAGCTTATTTTGGTGAAAAAGATAAACGTGAAGAATTAGAAGATGAACTATATTCTGGGCTAATTACAAATGATGATGATCTTAAAAAAAGAGCTAGTGAACTTGATATAACTTTAAAAATTAGTGATGATGCAACTAAAATACGATATATTGAAAATGTTATTGTAGGTGAAGTAAGTTCAAGAAGTACTACTGAAACTAGACGTAAACGTATTTATGGAACTAGCAATGGATATCAAATTATCGAAATGTTAGGTTCTGATATTACTAATTCTGAAAAAGGAGAAAATGCAATAATCTTATTTGGAAATAAAATATCAAAATCTATAGCTAATGATTTAATAAGCAAGAAATGGAAAGATAATGTAAGTTTGAAATATATGGGTGATATATTTGAAGCTGTTTTAAGTGAAGTTTCAACTAAAACTCCTTCATTAGGTAAAAAATCGGATGTTATGATTGTTCATCCTGAATTTAATAAAGATGAAGCTCAAACTCATTTAGATGAAACAATTAAAAGAGATGTTCAACTTTTAGGCAAATGGAGAGATAAGCTAAAAGAAGACCTAATTGAACAAAATGAAACTATCCAATTAGCTACTAAAATCATAGATGAAGGGAAAGTCGGTGTTGTTTCTGAAGTAGATGGTTCTATTTTACAAGTAACTCTAAATGAAGACGTTCAAGCCTATGATACTAATTGGAAACAACTAGCTAAACCTCAAGAAAGAGTAATAATGATCTCTGATAAAGAAAATATAGAAGTCGGAGACGAAATTGTCATTGAAAATGAAGTACTCTGTAGCAAAAGAACAAAAACCGGCCTTAAATGTGATATAATTTTATGTAACCTTTAGTTATAGCTTTTTATTTTATTATTTTTTATATTTTATATTTATTTTTTAATATTTTTTTTATTATTTATTTAATGGTCCTTTTTTTATTTCTATTATATCTTGTCTTTTTTTTGTTTATTTTTTATATTTACTTTTTAATATTTTTTATTTATTAATAATCATTTGTTAGAATTAGTTGATATTTTTCTTTTTTTGTGAATTTTTATTAAATACTTGTATGTGAGTATTATTTTTTATTTCTTATTTTTTCTTTATTCTCATTTTATTTTATCTACATGTTTTTATTTTTTATTATAATGTTTATTTGTTCTATATATAAGTTTATACAATCTATATGCTCTTTATTTTGATAGAAAAGCTTATATATCCTTTTACTCATACATAATATTAATATTATATTATTATTGTATGATATTACAGTAATAATTAAATATATATTAATATTATTTGGAAATTGATTTGTTAATGTATTTGTAGTCGTTTAGTTTTTTTGACTAATTTAATGAATTTTTTTACATTTAATAAGGTCTAAGGGGGTGAAAAAATTTTAAATGCGAGGTGAAAATGTTATGATAAAACAAATAAAACATGATAAAATTGTTATAGGACTATTAATGTTATTTATGACTTTAGCTCTGTCGTGTGCAGCTACTTCAGCTGCTGATTTTCAGATTATTCAAGATGAGATTGATTCTGGTTCTAATACTATTAATTTAGGTAATGGGTTGTATACTCCTGGAACTGCTGATACTATTAATGTTAATAAAAATAATGTTGTTATTAGGGGTCAATCTGCGAGTTCTAAGGCTATTTTGGATGGTCAAGGTGGTAATTCTAGGATTATGCGTATTTCAGGAGATAATGTTCGTTTAGAAAATTTGATTTTTAGAAATGCAGATGTTGATTCATCATATGGTGCTGGTGTTTATGCTGCAGGTAGTAATTTAACCATTATTAATTGTGAATTTATTAATAATAAAGGCATTAATGGTGGACTCATTCTACATGAAGATTCAACTAATGCTTTAATTCAAAATTGTATTTTTGTAAATAATAAGGCTGCTTATCTGGATACCAATGGTGGTGGTGGAGGAGCAGGAGGAGCTATTGACTCCCACTCTTCAAACGGAAGAATAATAAACTGTACATTTACTAATAATTCAGGGATTAATGGTGGAGGTGCTTTGTACTTTATTATTGGAACTAATAACACAATAAGTGGTTGTACTTTCACTGGTAATTCTGCTCCAAGAGGTGGTGCAATATGGGCAGGAACATCTGGAACAACACTAACTGTTAGCTCATCTATTTTTAATAATAATAAAGCAACTGGCAATGGAGGAGCAATATATTCAAATAACAGAATTTCAATTAGCTCTAGTTCTTTTAATAAAAATACTGCAAATAATAATGGTGGAGGACTTTATACAACTGGTACTAGTAGAAGTACTGTAACAGGTTCTAAATTTACTAATAATTCTGCTAAAAATGGTGGTGGAATTTATAATAATGCACCATTGAGTATTTCTTCATCAAATTTTGCATCTAATAAAGCTAGTTCTAATGGTGGAGGAATATATGCTAATAAAGATTTAAATATTAGTGGAGGTAGTATTAAGAGTAATACTGCTGCTAATTGTGGTAGTGGAATATATAAGAGTGCTGGTACTTTAAGAACTTCTAAAGTAAGTATGGGTTCTAATCTTGCGAAAGTTGTTAGTATTACACTCAAAGCTCCAACTGTAGTCAAACCAAACAAAGGATTAACTGTCAATTTTGCTTTGAAGACTGGAGATAATATCGGAGGGGCAATATATAATAAAAATGGTAATGTATATATAAATGGTACTAGGCGAAATATTTTGACTTATACTCCATCTAAAACTTTTTCTACAGTGATTGCAGGTAATAGCAAGAAAATTACTTCTAATTTAAATGGTGTAGCTACAAGAACTTATTCTGTAGGTGTAAAAAGTAAATCCAATATTGTTGTAAAAATTAGCTATTCTCAAGGTGGAAAAACATGGTCTGTAAGTAACTCTGTTAAAGTAAGTAGTACTGCTAAATCAACTATTAGGACTTCTGTTAGTAATAAATCAACAACTAATAAACCATCTACAAAGAACAATTCATCATCTACTACAATTAAAAGTGGAAATAACGTTAAAATTCCTTTTTTGAACCATGAAAATGCTCATTTAGCTAGTTTAATTAATTTAAGTAATTATAATGTTAATTCTAAAAAAATTAGCTATTGGAACCTTAAGAAGAATTCAAATGTAGTAACTGATTATTTTTATATGGTGAATAATAGTGGATGGTATAGGGGTACAAATAGTAGTGGTGTTTTGAAATGGACTACAAAATTATCAAAAGTTCCTACTACTCATGGAAATTGGCTAAGTATAACTAGAAAATCTAATGGAAGCTATTCTATAGGTAATGTTGTATCTAAGCACACAAAAGCTACTTCAGACAACAAACTCATGTATTTTGTATCTTCAAGAAAAACTAGTATTAATCATAAGTCTTTGACTCCATATATAAGATATACTTATGAACTTACTAATAAGAAGACAGGATCTAAAGTTTCATATCATTTTTATGAAAAGTCAGATTCTAGTATTTATTTACTTATTGATGATTCTTCTAAAAAATTGAAGGACTATGGCGATTATTTAGTAAATTCTAAAAAGGCACCTACAGATAATAAAGCTATTACATCTTTAACAAAAAGTATAATATCTGAAATTAGTGGTGAGTTAACGCCTACTAAAAAAGCTGAAGCTCTTTTTAACTGGGTTAAGAATAATATAAAATATCCTCCAAAGTCAAGATTTTATGAATGCACTAAAAAAATGGCTATTGGTACATTATCATCAAAAGAAGCAAATTGTGTTGATCAATCTAGTTTATTAATAAGTATGCTTCGTACTGCAAAAATTCCTTCAAAATATATTCACTATAAAAGTTGTACTTTTTCAAGTGGATCTGTATATGGGCATGTATGGGTGTCTGTATTTGTTGGAAATTGGGTGGAAAGTGACACAACAAGCAGCAGAAATTCATTTGGAAAAATTGTTAATTTTAGTAACAGAAAAACTAAACATGGTCCCCATATAATAATAGATATTTAATGTGTGTGATATTATGAATAAAAAAATAATCTTTTTGATAATAATTATTTTATTATTAATTGGAGGTATTGGGATTTACAGTATGATTTATAATAATACCAATTCTTCAGAAAATAATTTTATGTTAACCAACAAATCTTCAGAAAATGATTATAATATGTCATTAAACGAATCAGAAACAAACAATAATTCTGCTCATAATAGCAACAACATAGTTACAAATAAAAATTCAAAAAATTCTAATGATAATAATAAATTTTCTGATTCTAAAATAAAAACTATAACTTCTAAATCTGATGTTATTAAGGAAGCTAATAAAATATTAGACTCAAATAGGGAATTTTATGGAAAAAATGCTGTAGTTAAGAATGTAAAATATAACGGAAATGGTTTATGGTTTGTAGACTTTATTGATC is from Methanobrevibacter sp. TMH8 and encodes:
- a CDS encoding DUF2121 domain-containing protein, which produces MSLIIAYVGKKGCVMASDKRRIAYFGEKDKREELEDELYSGLITNDDDLKKRASELDITLKISDDATKIRYIENVIVGEVSSRSTTETRRKRIYGTSNGYQIIEMLGSDITNSEKGENAIILFGNKISKSIANDLISKKWKDNVSLKYMGDIFEAVLSEVSTKTPSLGKKSDVMIVHPEFNKDEAQTHLDETIKRDVQLLGKWRDKLKEDLIEQNETIQLATKIIDEGKVGVVSEVDGSILQVTLNEDVQAYDTNWKQLAKPQERVIMISDKENIEVGDEIVIENEVLCSKRTKTGLKCDIILCNL
- a CDS encoding transglutaminase domain-containing protein, encoding MRGENVMIKQIKHDKIVIGLLMLFMTLALSCAATSAADFQIIQDEIDSGSNTINLGNGLYTPGTADTINVNKNNVVIRGQSASSKAILDGQGGNSRIMRISGDNVRLENLIFRNADVDSSYGAGVYAAGSNLTIINCEFINNKGINGGLILHEDSTNALIQNCIFVNNKAAYLDTNGGGGGAGGAIDSHSSNGRIINCTFTNNSGINGGGALYFIIGTNNTISGCTFTGNSAPRGGAIWAGTSGTTLTVSSSIFNNNKATGNGGAIYSNNRISISSSSFNKNTANNNGGGLYTTGTSRSTVTGSKFTNNSAKNGGGIYNNAPLSISSSNFASNKASSNGGGIYANKDLNISGGSIKSNTAANCGSGIYKSAGTLRTSKVSMGSNLAKVVSITLKAPTVVKPNKGLTVNFALKTGDNIGGAIYNKNGNVYINGTRRNILTYTPSKTFSTVIAGNSKKITSNLNGVATRTYSVGVKSKSNIVVKISYSQGGKTWSVSNSVKVSSTAKSTIRTSVSNKSTTNKPSTKNNSSSTTIKSGNNVKIPFLNHENAHLASLINLSNYNVNSKKISYWNLKKNSNVVTDYFYMVNNSGWYRGTNSSGVLKWTTKLSKVPTTHGNWLSITRKSNGSYSIGNVVSKHTKATSDNKLMYFVSSRKTSINHKSLTPYIRYTYELTNKKTGSKVSYHFYEKSDSSIYLLIDDSSKKLKDYGDYLVNSKKAPTDNKAITSLTKSIISEISGELTPTKKAEALFNWVKNNIKYPPKSRFYECTKKMAIGTLSSKEANCVDQSSLLISMLRTAKIPSKYIHYKSCTFSSGSVYGHVWVSVFVGNWVESDTTSSRNSFGKIVNFSNRKTKHGPHIIIDI
- a CDS encoding desulfoferrodoxin produces the protein MTKLNEIYRCNVCGNMVEVVKEGEGQLVCCGENMELLEERQLDVGPEKHIPIIEKDGDKIVVKIGEVPHPMIEEHHICFVELFVGDKIYRKFLNAGDEPKAVFEVCADIDDLRAREYCNVHGLWHS
- the rbr gene encoding rubrerythrin encodes the protein MSETLKNLTKAFIGESQARNRYTFYAKQAKKDGYEQISEIFLQTAENEREHAKWLFRLINEIKENDDDIEVVAEAPSVLGDTVANLKSAIAGEHFENSEMYPEFAKVAQEEGFTEIASRLRAIGQAEVHHEERYKMLLKIVEDGTVLKKDKEVKWMCRKCGRVQVGKEPPEKCPACDHPAKYFEIICDEF